One genomic segment of Rhodohalobacter mucosus includes these proteins:
- a CDS encoding ABC transporter permease, which yields MNFTAYIARRYFWGSKRESRFLSFIKLMAIGGVAIGSAGLLISLSIVHGFKSTINEKILGFAPHVTVHSFMNDPIFRSDTLSVHIGDMPGVDVAQPVILGQVMIQGPGEVSGTGIKGVPGEGDVTRLRDYISEGTYDISKQQDGLHGIILGSSLTQTLGAEIGDRITVYALDGLPSPLNSPEISQFRLTGVYQTGIARFDDNFALTHIQPVRRLFELGTLEASMIDINAVNMDNIRSVYASVRDDTRFPFVTENVYQRYRNIFAWVDLQEETIPFVIAVMIVVAAFNLIGTVLMMVLERVKDIGILKTIGARSRSIRQVFLLEGLYVAVSGLLMGTGIAMVFFWLQINYQIIPLSEENYYMSTVPVEPHLLDFVIVSAVTILLCTLASWLPARIAAKTDPVAVLSFGK from the coding sequence ATGAATTTCACCGCCTACATTGCGCGACGCTATTTCTGGGGATCGAAGCGTGAATCCCGTTTTTTATCGTTCATCAAGCTGATGGCCATCGGGGGGGTTGCCATCGGCTCGGCGGGACTGCTTATTTCACTGTCGATCGTGCACGGGTTTAAATCCACCATCAATGAGAAAATACTGGGATTTGCGCCGCATGTGACGGTGCATTCGTTTATGAATGATCCCATATTCCGGTCGGATACGCTCAGTGTTCATATAGGCGACATGCCGGGAGTGGATGTAGCACAGCCGGTAATTTTGGGTCAGGTTATGATCCAGGGGCCAGGCGAAGTGAGCGGTACAGGGATCAAGGGAGTACCCGGCGAAGGCGATGTAACCCGGCTCCGGGACTACATATCGGAAGGAACCTACGACATCAGTAAGCAGCAGGACGGGCTGCACGGCATCATACTCGGCAGCTCACTCACCCAAACTCTTGGCGCAGAGATCGGAGACCGCATCACCGTTTATGCGCTGGACGGACTCCCCTCCCCCCTCAATAGTCCCGAGATCAGCCAGTTCCGGCTCACAGGCGTCTATCAGACCGGAATCGCACGATTTGATGACAATTTTGCATTGACGCATATTCAGCCGGTTCGACGCCTGTTTGAGCTTGGAACGCTTGAAGCGAGCATGATCGATATCAATGCGGTGAATATGGATAATATACGCTCCGTATATGCATCGGTTCGTGATGATACACGCTTCCCTTTTGTAACTGAAAATGTATACCAGCGATACCGCAATATTTTCGCATGGGTGGATCTGCAGGAAGAGACGATCCCTTTTGTGATCGCGGTTATGATTGTCGTTGCCGCTTTCAACCTGATTGGCACGGTGCTGATGATGGTACTCGAGCGGGTCAAGGACATTGGTATTTTGAAGACAATCGGGGCCAGAAGCCGTTCTATACGACAGGTTTTTCTTTTGGAGGGACTTTATGTCGCCGTATCGGGACTTCTGATGGGTACCGGAATTGCAATGGTATTTTTCTGGCTGCAGATCAACTACCAGATTATTCCGCTTTCTGAGGAAAACTACTACATGAGCACCGTACCCGTTGAGCCGCATCTGCTCGACTTTGTGATTGTCAGTGCAGTCACCATTCTTCTCTGTACACTCGCTTCCTGGCTTCCGGCCCGCATTGCGGCCAAAACGGATCCTGTTGCCGTGTTGTCGTTCGGAAAGTGA
- the amrB gene encoding AmmeMemoRadiSam system protein B translates to MNISSYSREELTQGLERARSKRNSGQQSSDDAVRVMFAPGSITSENIDEVYELYSRISEEQFDTVVVVESHPGSAEKKLPLPSFKSVTTPLGEVMANDRLRNDFCDEDDDFFINDEAFDSSSVCLYDQLMMLQCSLKNFSVVSIQITDENPYIVKELAYALEEILASKNALVVFCCDLDGSHSDEFEMLMSHYKDENFNSMMNYLSSADLSMRGAGTFLAGLIVSRRWGLSLNFNHTTHSDTRNLLLGFAEMQHQPIFG, encoded by the coding sequence ATGAATATATCATCATATAGTCGCGAAGAGCTAACCCAGGGTCTGGAACGCGCACGGTCGAAACGAAATTCGGGTCAGCAATCATCAGACGATGCAGTCCGCGTCATGTTTGCACCGGGTTCCATTACAAGCGAAAACATAGATGAAGTGTACGAGCTATACTCCCGCATTTCAGAGGAACAGTTCGACACCGTAGTCGTTGTGGAATCCCATCCGGGCAGTGCAGAGAAGAAACTTCCGCTTCCCTCTTTTAAATCCGTTACCACCCCGCTGGGCGAAGTGATGGCTAATGACCGCCTCAGAAATGACTTCTGCGACGAGGACGACGATTTCTTCATTAATGACGAAGCGTTTGACTCGTCATCGGTATGCCTTTACGATCAGCTGATGATGCTGCAGTGTTCGCTCAAGAACTTCTCTGTTGTAAGCATACAGATTACGGATGAAAACCCGTACATCGTAAAAGAACTTGCCTACGCTCTGGAAGAGATTCTCGCATCAAAGAATGCGCTGGTTGTGTTTTGCTGCGACCTGGACGGATCGCACAGTGATGAATTCGAGATGCTAATGAGCCACTACAAGGATGAGAATTTCAACAGTATGATGAACTACCTCTCATCGGCCGATTTATCCATGCGCGGAGCCGGAACCTTTCTGGCCGGCCTGATCGTATCCAGAAGATGGGGTTTGTCCCTCAATTTCAATCATACCACCCATTCTGATACCCGAAATCTGCTTCTCGGTTTTGCAGAAATGCAGCATCAGCCTATCTTTGGCTAA
- the lysS gene encoding lysine--tRNA ligase, whose amino-acid sequence MTKAEPSLSEQQQIRKSKLEQLRELDINPYPYEYDVTHTSKDILENEETLIAGEPEGAERVSVAGRVMTRRIMGKASFFTLQDSGGIIQIYIRRDDVGTEEYNTVFKKLTDIGDFIGIRGFVFKTRTGETTIHAEEFEFLGKTLRPIPTPKEVETEEGETKTFDAFSDKEMRYRQRYVDLIVNPDVKDAFIKRTHMVQSMREFMNERGYLEVETPILQPIYGGASARPFKTHLNALDIDLYLRIANELYLKRLIVGGFDGVYEFSKDFRNEGLSRFHNPEFTQVELYVAWKDYNWMMSFMENMIEHVALKLHGSTSVTVGEHEIDFKAPWPRIPMYEAIEKETGHDLSGKSESEIRNIAKDLHIEVDKSMGKGKLIDEIFGETVEPKLIQPTFITDYPVEMSPLAKKHRSKEGLVERFEAICNGKEIANAFTELNDPVDQRERFEEQARLRAGGDEEAMTVDEDFLRAIEYGMPPTAGIGIGIDRLAMIMTDSDSIRDVLFFPQMKPEG is encoded by the coding sequence ATGACGAAGGCTGAACCCTCGCTAAGTGAACAACAACAGATCCGAAAATCCAAACTTGAGCAGCTCAGGGAACTTGACATCAACCCCTACCCTTATGAATATGATGTCACCCATACTTCAAAGGATATTCTGGAGAATGAAGAGACGCTGATCGCCGGGGAACCGGAAGGCGCAGAGCGTGTATCCGTTGCAGGCCGTGTAATGACGCGGCGTATCATGGGAAAGGCCTCTTTTTTTACGCTTCAGGATTCCGGCGGCATCATCCAGATCTACATTCGCCGCGACGACGTGGGCACCGAGGAGTACAATACCGTATTCAAGAAGCTCACCGACATCGGCGACTTTATCGGCATCCGCGGATTTGTTTTTAAAACGCGAACCGGCGAGACCACCATTCACGCTGAAGAGTTCGAATTTTTAGGCAAAACCCTTCGCCCGATTCCAACCCCCAAGGAAGTGGAGACCGAAGAGGGTGAAACAAAGACCTTTGACGCATTCTCGGATAAGGAGATGCGGTACCGGCAGCGATATGTGGATCTGATCGTCAATCCGGATGTCAAGGATGCCTTCATCAAACGCACGCACATGGTACAGTCAATGCGGGAGTTTATGAATGAGCGCGGATACCTGGAGGTGGAAACTCCCATCCTGCAGCCAATTTACGGGGGAGCCTCGGCAAGGCCTTTTAAAACACACCTCAACGCTCTTGATATCGACCTTTACCTTCGTATTGCCAATGAGCTCTATCTGAAACGATTGATCGTAGGCGGTTTTGACGGGGTATATGAGTTTTCAAAAGACTTCCGGAATGAAGGACTTTCCCGCTTTCACAATCCGGAGTTCACGCAGGTGGAACTCTATGTGGCGTGGAAAGACTACAACTGGATGATGAGCTTCATGGAGAACATGATCGAGCATGTTGCCCTGAAGCTGCACGGTTCAACCAGCGTAACCGTGGGTGAACATGAAATTGATTTCAAGGCACCCTGGCCCCGAATCCCCATGTACGAAGCCATTGAGAAAGAGACCGGCCACGATCTTTCCGGCAAATCGGAAAGTGAGATTCGCAACATCGCAAAGGATCTCCACATTGAAGTGGATAAAAGCATGGGCAAAGGAAAGCTGATAGATGAAATTTTTGGTGAAACCGTTGAACCCAAATTGATTCAGCCCACATTCATCACAGACTACCCCGTTGAGATGAGTCCGCTGGCCAAGAAACACCGCAGCAAGGAAGGGCTTGTTGAGCGTTTTGAAGCGATCTGCAACGGTAAGGAGATCGCAAACGCCTTTACAGAGCTCAACGATCCGGTAGACCAACGCGAGCGATTCGAAGAACAGGCCCGCCTTAGAGCCGGCGGCGACGAGGAAGCGATGACCGTGGATGAAGACTTCCTGCGAGCCATAGAATACGGCATGCCGCCAACCGCCGGTATCGGTATCGGTATCGACCGCCTTGCGATGATTATGACCGATTCAGACTCCATACGCGATGTGCTCTTCTTTCCGCAAATGAAACCGGAGGGGTAG
- a CDS encoding 4'-phosphopantetheinyl transferase family protein encodes MSYVIDTIPEVLFEQIQHHGLPEEILSGYEPLRVETSGGDIDTSQSITGTLLIKKIADRCMDVSRIDVYTEKYEKPKAFIGSREVSVSFSHTTDALAAAVSEKYNVGLDMESMGRPVHKRLAERMKHFEESPLLYEQNEWIRIWTLKEAALKMIGTGLRKPMNSVSIIQMDKYGFSVQFDDGMRAKICSFPNHGHWISICYRQLPKKHIIDSKRLHII; translated from the coding sequence TTGAGCTACGTTATCGATACCATACCGGAAGTTTTGTTTGAACAAATTCAACATCACGGTCTGCCGGAGGAGATCCTTTCGGGGTACGAACCTCTGAGGGTTGAAACATCCGGGGGCGACATAGACACATCACAGAGCATCACAGGCACACTGCTTATCAAAAAAATTGCCGACCGCTGTATGGATGTTTCCAGAATCGACGTCTATACGGAAAAGTACGAGAAACCAAAAGCATTCATCGGAAGCCGTGAGGTATCGGTCAGCTTCTCACATACTACGGATGCACTGGCCGCGGCGGTATCCGAAAAGTATAATGTGGGTCTCGATATGGAGAGCATGGGACGCCCGGTTCACAAGCGTCTTGCAGAAAGAATGAAACATTTCGAAGAGTCGCCACTCCTTTATGAACAAAATGAATGGATCCGCATTTGGACGCTCAAGGAAGCGGCCTTAAAAATGATCGGAACCGGACTCAGAAAACCGATGAATAGCGTAAGCATTATTCAGATGGATAAATATGGGTTCAGTGTACAATTTGACGATGGAATGCGTGCAAAAATTTGTAGCTTCCCGAATCACGGTCATTGGATCTCCATTTGCTACAGACAACTACCCAAAAAACATATCATCGATAGTAAAAGACTTCACATTATTTAG
- a CDS encoding S9 family peptidase, whose translation MKPIFWVFGLFYFIPSLAFSQNTAEKTEPVFEQVLSLKNPGSVQISPDGRHVLYSVSSAEWSENRYDSELWLSKNGGEPFPLTHNSSGSSSSGTWSDDGKWILFIRNVDGKNTMFVISPDGGEAFPLSYIDKSIQSFDLSPDGKTLAFLSQQEQPEARKTMEERFGKFAEDDTDYLLNRLYTVAFNPHFTRSHQQPCEQDSTYTMCPEAPEVVPHLEEAEFTITGIEWSPAGDRIAVDHQPNPIITSFLESDIAIYDPETGQLDKVVQNASSDGFSVWSPDGSRFAYTSSVDNDSSNFYANNRYFIYDLGSGESREVARQFDENLNIAAWSNDGIYATAWQKTRRPVYRLDPQTGSVEMFSGSKRLVYGLSFSKDGSKYAMSARDGDEINEVYLTDLEGTNSRKLTDFNDQITGWKTVDSEVISWNSRDGVEIEGILHKPLDYNPDQKYPLLVVIHGGPTGISLPSPVPGYVYPIVQWVNKGALVLEPNYRGSAGYGEEFRSLNVRNLGVGDAWDVLSGVDHLIEQGVADSTKLGSMGWSQGGYISAFLTTWSNRFEAVSVGAGISNWMTYYVNTDIHPFTRQYLKATPWEDLEIYERTSPMTYINNASTPTLIQHGEFDRRVPTPNAYELYQGLQDVGVESQLIIYEGFGHGINKPRERLAATWHNWIWFNKYIWGEEIEMPLE comes from the coding sequence ATGAAACCTATTTTTTGGGTATTTGGACTATTTTACTTTATTCCTTCGCTGGCCTTCTCTCAAAACACAGCTGAAAAGACTGAACCTGTATTCGAACAGGTGCTTTCTTTAAAAAACCCGGGTTCGGTACAGATATCTCCGGACGGTCGACACGTATTGTACTCCGTCTCATCAGCGGAATGGTCTGAGAACCGCTATGATTCGGAATTATGGTTATCTAAAAACGGCGGAGAGCCATTTCCCCTGACGCATAACAGCAGCGGCTCAAGCAGCAGCGGCACCTGGTCGGATGATGGCAAGTGGATCCTCTTTATCCGGAATGTGGACGGAAAGAACACGATGTTTGTGATCTCTCCGGATGGGGGAGAGGCGTTCCCACTGTCATATATTGATAAGAGCATTCAGAGCTTCGACCTCTCTCCAGACGGGAAAACCCTTGCCTTTTTATCTCAGCAGGAGCAGCCTGAAGCGCGGAAAACCATGGAGGAACGCTTTGGTAAATTTGCAGAGGATGATACCGACTATCTGCTCAACCGGCTCTATACCGTGGCATTCAATCCCCATTTTACCCGGTCGCATCAGCAACCGTGTGAACAGGACTCAACCTATACCATGTGTCCGGAAGCCCCGGAAGTAGTGCCTCATCTCGAAGAAGCTGAATTTACCATAACAGGCATAGAATGGTCACCTGCAGGTGACAGGATTGCAGTTGATCATCAGCCCAATCCGATCATCACCAGCTTTTTGGAATCCGACATTGCCATCTACGATCCTGAGACAGGGCAGCTGGACAAGGTTGTCCAAAATGCTTCATCGGATGGATTCAGTGTATGGTCGCCCGATGGCAGCAGATTTGCCTACACCAGTAGTGTGGATAACGACAGCAGTAATTTCTACGCCAACAACAGATATTTTATTTATGATTTGGGCAGCGGCGAATCGAGGGAAGTTGCCCGACAATTTGATGAAAACCTGAATATTGCGGCCTGGAGCAACGACGGCATCTATGCTACAGCCTGGCAAAAAACCAGGCGGCCTGTCTATCGCCTTGATCCTCAAACCGGGTCTGTTGAAATGTTTTCCGGTTCAAAGAGGCTCGTGTATGGCCTGTCCTTCTCCAAAGATGGTTCAAAGTACGCTATGAGCGCACGTGACGGGGATGAAATAAATGAAGTTTATCTGACGGACTTGGAAGGTACGAACAGCCGCAAGCTGACGGATTTTAATGATCAGATTACGGGCTGGAAAACTGTGGACAGTGAAGTGATCAGCTGGAACAGCCGTGATGGTGTTGAAATCGAAGGGATCTTACATAAACCTCTTGATTATAATCCGGATCAGAAATATCCATTGCTGGTTGTTATCCATGGCGGGCCGACCGGCATTTCATTGCCCTCGCCTGTGCCCGGCTACGTTTATCCCATTGTGCAGTGGGTAAATAAAGGAGCCCTGGTACTTGAACCGAATTACAGGGGATCGGCAGGATATGGGGAAGAGTTTCGCTCACTGAATGTCAGGAACCTTGGGGTCGGGGATGCATGGGATGTACTTTCCGGGGTGGATCACCTGATAGAGCAGGGCGTTGCGGATTCTACAAAACTGGGATCCATGGGATGGAGCCAGGGCGGCTACATATCCGCTTTTCTGACGACATGGTCGAACCGGTTTGAGGCGGTAAGCGTGGGGGCGGGGATCTCCAACTGGATGACCTATTACGTAAATACGGACATTCATCCGTTCACCCGTCAGTATCTGAAAGCGACACCCTGGGAAGATCTGGAGATCTATGAACGGACGTCACCCATGACCTACATCAACAACGCATCCACGCCTACGCTTATTCAGCACGGAGAGTTCGACCGCAGGGTTCCCACTCCGAATGCCTATGAGTTGTACCAGGGCCTTCAGGATGTGGGTGTGGAGTCACAGCTTATTATATACGAAGGGTTTGGGCACGGCATCAACAAGCCCAGGGAAAGGCTGGCCGCCACCTGGCATAACTGGATCTGGTTCAACAAATACATCTGGGGCGAGGAAATAGAAATGCCGCTGGAATGA